A genomic window from Salvia splendens isolate huo1 chromosome 11, SspV2, whole genome shotgun sequence includes:
- the LOC121756134 gene encoding uncharacterized protein LOC121756134 has protein sequence MHLAIGHTKGRSLRTPLQSDRFLRFFYVLPGWEGSVAESRVLRDALTRPNGLKVPRGSYYLCDNGYANSEGFLTPFKGVRYHLKEWGPQHQRPTSPRELYNMSHTMARNIIERAFAILKLRWEILRSTSFYPIQTQSRLIMSYFLLHTTT, from the exons ATGCACCTCGCTATAGGTCACACAAAGGGCAGATCTCTACGAACACCCTTGCAGTCTGACAGGTTCTTAAGATTCTTTTACGTCCTACCGGGATGGGAGGGATCAGTAGCTGAGTCCCGCGTTCTCCGTGATGCTTTGACTCGTCCCAACGGACTCAAAGTCCCTAGAG GCTCGTATTACTTGTGCGATAACGGCTACGCCAATAGTGAAGGATTCCTGACACCTTTCAAAGGAGTTAGGTATCATCTTAAGGAATGGGGGCCACAACATCAGAGGCCGACTAGTCCACGAGAACTCTACAACATGAGCCATACCATGGCACGGAATATAATCGAGCGTGCATTTGCCATATTGAAATTGCGGTGGGAAATATTGCGCAGCACAAGCTTTTACCCCATTCAGACTCAGTCCCGACTCATCATGTCGTACTTTCTCCTGCACACAACTACATAA